The DNA window GCGAGATGCTGGAGGCCGCCGTGGTCGCCGGGCTGACCAGCGCCGGCGCCAACGTGGTCCGGGTCGGCGTGCTGCCCACCCCCGCGGTGGCGTTCCTGACCGCCGAGGCCAAGGCCGACCTGGGCGTCATGCTCTCCGCCTCGCACAACCCCATGCCGGACAACGGCATCAAGCTCTTCGCCGCCGGCGGGCACAAGCTGCCCGACGAGATCGAGATGCGGATCGAGGCCGCCGTCGAGGCGAACGCGACCACCGCCTGGGAGCGCCCCATCGGTGCCGGGGTCGGCCGGGTGCACGACCTGCTCGACGGCGCCGACCATTACGTCCAGCACCTGGTCGGCACCGTGCCGCACCGGCTGGACGGGATCAAGGTCGTGGTCGACTGCGCCAACGGCGCGGCCGCCGACGTCGCCCCGGTGGCGTACCGGGAGGCCGGTGCCGAGGTGATCGCCATCTACGCCGAGCCGGACGGCCTGAACATCAACGACGAGTGCGGCTCCAACCACATCGAGGCGCTGCGCGCCGCCGTGGTCGAGCACGGCGCACACCTGGGCATCGCCCACGACGGCGACGCCGACCGCTGCGTCGCGGTCACCGCCGACGGCGACGAGGTCGACGGCGACCAGGTCATGGCCATCCTCGCGCTGGCCATGCGGGAGGCCGGCGAGCTGACCCAGGACACCCTGGTCGCCACCGTGATGAGCAACCTCGGCCTGCGGCTGGCCATGTCCGCGCAGGGCATCCGGCTGGTCGAGACCAAGGTCGGCGACCGGTACGTGCTGGAAGAGCTGCGCGCCTCCGGCCTGGCGCTCGGCGGCGAGCAGAGTGGACACATCGTGATGCCGGCGTACGCGACCACCGGCGACGGCGTGCTCACCGGCCTGCACCTGATGTCGCGGATGGCCGCCACCGGCAAGTCCCTCGCCGACCTGGCCGGCGTGGTCACCAAGCTGCCCCAGGTGCTGATCAACGTGCCGGTCGGCGACCGCACCGTCGGCGCCGCCGCGCCGGCCGTCCGCGCCGAGGTGGACCGGGCCGAGGCCGAGCTGGGCGAGACCGGCCGCGTGCTGCTCCGCCCGTCGGGCACCGAGCCGCTGGTCCGCGTCATGGTCGAGGCGGCCACCGAGTCCACCGCCCGATCCGTGGCCGAGCGCATCGCCGAGCAGGTCCGCACCGCCAGCCCGGTCGCCTGACCCGGCTACCCACGCGGCCGCCTGCTGCTCGTCGTCGGGTCGATGCTCACTCCTCGGCCAGCAGTCGCGCGGTGGGTAGGCGGCGCAGCAGCGCGGCCGGGACGAGTGCCGCCAGGCAGGTGACCAGCACTCCGGCCAGCGCCACGGCGGCGGCCACCGCCACCAGCGCCGCCGGCAGGTCGCCGACCAGCCAGGCCGCCCCGCCGAGCCCGAGGCCGGCGCCGGCGACCGCGCCGAGCGCGCCGAGCGCGAAGCCCTCGTAGCCGACCAGGCGGCCGAGCATCCCGTCGGTCCAGCCGGTGGCCTGAAGGGTGGCCAGCTCGGCGGCGCGGTCGCGGATGTTCAGGTAGAGCACGTCGGCCACGGCGGCGGACCCGAGCAGGACGGTGGCCACCGCGGCGAGGACGTCCGCGCCGCGCACGCTCAGCGACACCGTGTCGCCGAGCAGGCTGCCGACGAGGGCACCGCGGAAGGCGTGGGCGACGGCGGCGACCAGGGTCAGCGCGGCCACCCCGATGGCCAGTGCGCCGGCGCCGAGCAGCGTGCGCCCGGGAGTGCGAGCCAGGTTGACGAGGGCCAGCCCGGCGATCGTCCGGGCCCGACGGGAGCGCAGGGTGTGGGCCACGGGCGGGCGTAACGCGGCTGCGGGGTGGGCGCGCGCGGCCCGCAGCGCGGGTGCCAGCCCCGCCGCCAACGCCAGCAAAAGGGCCACCGGTACGGCGAGCAGGGCGCGCCGCCAGTCGACGTCGATGCCGAGCGCGGTGCCGAGTGGGATCGCGAGGCCGACGGCGAGCAACCCGGCGCCGAGGCCCAGGGCGGCGACCTCACCGAGGACGAGCGCGCCGATGCGGCGGGCGGGCCAGCCGAGGCAGGCCAGCACGGCGAGTTCGGGGCGGCGGTCCCGGACCGCGGCGGAGACGGCGTTGCCGAGGAAGAGTACGCAGACCACCAGCACCAGCAGGAAGAGGACGGCGCTCTTCCGATCCACCGCTCTGGTGATCACCGAGGCGACGCCGAGGGCCGACCAGTTCTCGGCCAGCCGCAGGTCAGGGCGGCCGAAGGCGCCGGCGGGCAGCTCCACGGTCTGCGGGGCAGGGGAGGAACCGAGGGTGATGTCCACGTCGAGGCCGGTGGCGGTGGCGATCCGTTCGGCGATCAGCCGGACCTGCTCGGCGGAGCGTTCGCTGTAGCCGTCGACGTCGGCCACCCGGACCCGGATCGCGCTGATCGGCGCGGTGCGCTCTGGACCGCTGCCGCCCTTGAGCAGCTCCGGCACCGCGGCGAGGGTGGTCAGCAGCAGCGGCGGGGCGGACAGGTAGCCGGCGGGATTGCCGCTCGGCTCCAGCGGCGACCCGCCCAGCGCCGCACGGCTGCGGTCGTCGACGCCGGTGGCCCGGGGCGGTTCGTACGTTTCCAGCGGCACCTTGCCCAAATCGCTGAACCCGGTCAGCTTCTCCGGGTCGAAGAGGCCCACGGACCGCCAGTCGCGCGCGGTGGTCAGGGACCGCCCGGACGGGGGCAGACCGAGCGCGGCCAGCGGCCGGAACGGGGTGTCCTCGGTGAGCCAGGGACGCGGTGTCGCGATCGCCAGGTCGGTCCCGACGTACACCTTGGAGTTCGGGGCGGCCGGCCGGGCGCGGAGGCTGCCGTCCGGCATCTGGTCGTAACTCGTCTGGCCGGGCTGGACCACGCGGGCGAGCTGACCCGTGCAGCATTCCTCGGCGCCGGTGAGCTGGGCCCGGTAGGCGGCCGCCACCTCCTGCTCCGACCCGCCCGCGGGGACGGTCGGCGCGCCGCGCAACACCCGGGCCAGGTCGTACGGCTCGACGTCGCCGATGCTGCCGGGCGGGACGATGCGGTGCCAGGTGGTGCGTACCGCGCCGTCCAGGTAGGGCCGGGCGCTGACCAGCACGGGCAGGGTGTGCCAGGTCGTGCCCGACGTTCGCCTCGTGCGGAGGGTGTCGGCGGCGGTGAGTGGCCGGCCCCCCACGACCGCTCCGGACAGGCCGACCAACCGCTGCTCGGCGTCAGGGTCGACGGCGGCGAGCAGGAACGGCACCGTGACCCTCGGCCGGACGATGAGCCGATCCGACTCCCGGGCCGGCGGTGAGCCGGGCGCGCGGCTCTCGAATCGCCCGTCGGGCAGCAGCCGGAACGCCTCGATCGACCAGGTCTGCCGGTCGGTGAGGGTGTTCATCGACGGGGCGAGATACCAGCGCGGGTCGCAGATGGGCGCGCTCCGTCCGCGTGACAGGACCTCCCGCGGCACGTCGCCACAGAGTTGGGAGTCGTAGGGCCGGCCGTCGCTGTACGGGATGGCGTCGGCCCTGAACCCGACGTCGGTGCGCGGATAGAGGAGCGGATGTGTGGTGACGTACACATAGATCGGATCCGCGGCGACGCGGCTCAAGCCGCGTTCGGCGAGGAACGTGCGGTCGACCCGGATCACCTGGCGGTCCAGCGAGCGGTCGACGGCGTCGGTGAGGTCGAGCGGCAGCTCGACCTGGGTGGTGGAGTGCCCGAGCATGGCGATCGGAGCCGCGACGTCCACCCCCTCGACGGCCTTGACCTGGTCGTACTGGGCGGTGGTGATGCCGCCGTAGCTGCCGGAGAGGTAGTTGGGCCGGACCAGGCCGCGCTCCGCCTCCAGCGGGGTGCGCGTCCCCTTCGGACGGACCAGGATGTCGTAGGCGGCGCGGGTGTTCCGTTCGACGGTGCCGGTGACAGCGAGCCGGGAGGTGGTGGTGGCGCCGGTGAGGACGACGAAGCCGGTGGTGGCCACCAGTACGCCGACCAGCAGCGCCACCGACCGTCCCGCACGGCCACGAAGCTGCCCCCAGATGACGTGGAACATGTCGCGCCTCCCCCTGTGCTGACTCACACTGGCTGACCTCTGCGCGGTCCGCCTTACCGCGTCCGGCACCGCCCGACCGCGGCGCCGGTCAGAGCCGCAGCCGGGTGGCGCGGTCGAAGGTGTCGGCCGGGTCCTCCCCGTCGGTGAGGTCGACGTCCTCCACGACCTGCCCGTCGCCGAGGCGGATCAGGCGGTCGCACCGGGCGGCGACGGCCTGTTCGTGAGTGGCGAGCAGGATCGTCATGCCGTGCCGGTCGCGCAGGTCGAGCAGCAGGTCGAGGATCTGGGCGCCGGTGGTCGAGTCGAGGTTGCCGGTCGGCTCGTCGGCCAACAGCAGCCGGGGCGCGCCCATCAGCGCCCGGGCGATCGCCACCCGCTGCTGCTGGCCGCCGGAGAGCTGGGCGGGCAGCGCGCGTTCCCGGCCGGCGAGCCCCACCGCGTCCAGCAGCTCCCGGGCGCGCACCGCGTGGTCGGCGCGGCCCCGGCGGGGCAGCACCGGCGCGATCACGTTGTCCAGCACGGTCAGCGCCGGCAGCAGGTGGTAGCGCTGGAACACGAAGCCGACCCGCTGGCGGTACCGGGCCAGCGCGGCCCGGCGCAGCCCGGTGACCTCCACGTCGTCCACCGTCACGGTGCCCCGGTCCGCCTGCTCGATCGCACCGATGAGGTGCAGCAGCGTGGACTTGCCGGAGCCGCTCGGCCCGGTCAGCGCCACCACCGATCCCGGCGCGATCTCCAGCGACACGTCGTCGACGGCGGTGAGCCGCTCGGTGCCGCTGCGGAACTGCCGGACCAGCCCGGCGGTGCGTACCGTACTGCCCGTCGTCGCATCCATGGTCACTCCTCTGCCAGCAGTCGTGCGGTGGGAAGGCGGCGCAGCAGCGCGGCCGGGACGAGCGCCGCCAGGCAGGTGGCCAGCACTCCGGCCAGCGCCACGGCGGCGGCCACCGCCACCAGCGCCGCCGGCAGGTCGCCGACCAGCCAGGCCGCCCCGCCGAGCCCGAGGCCGGCGCCGGCGACCGCGCCGAGCGCGCCGAGTGCGAAGCCCTCGTAACCGATCAGGCGACCCAGCGCGGCGTCGGTCCAGCCGGTGGCGCGCAAGGTGGCCAGCTCGGCGGCGCGGTCGCGGATGTTCAGGTAGAGGACGTCGGCGACCGCCGCCGCCCCGAGCAGGACCGTGGCCACGGCCGCCAGGGTGTCGGCGCCGCGTACGCCGAGCGACACGGTGTCGCCGAGCAGGCTGCCGACGATGGCGCCGCGGAAGGCGTACGCGGCGGCGGACACCAGCGTCAGTGCGGCCACCCCGATGGCCAGCGCACCCGCGCCGAGCAGGGTGCGACCGGGAGTGCGGACCAGGTTCACCAGGGCCAGGCCGGGCAGGGTGCGCGGTCGGCGTACCCACCGCGCGGTGGCCACGGGCGGGCGGAGCGCGGCAGCCGGGTGGGCGCGCGCCGCCCGCAGCGCGGGCGCCAGGCCGGCGGCCAGCGCGAGCAGCAGCGCCACCGGTACGGCGAGCGTCGCCCGCCGCCAGTCGACGCCGATGCCGAGGGCGGCGCCGAGCGGTACGGCGAGCCCGAGCGACAGCAGCCCGGCGGCGAGGCCGAGCAGGGCGACCTCGCCGAGGACGAGTGCCCCGATCCGGCGGGCCGGCCACCCGAGACAGGCCAGCACCGCCAGTTCCGAGCGGCGGTCCCGGACGGCAGCGGAGACGGCGTTGCCGAGGAAGAGCACACAGACCACCAGCACCAGCAGGAACAGCACGGCGCTCTTGCGGTCCACCGCCTGGACGATGGTCGAGGCGACACCCAGCGCCGACCAGTTCTCGGTCAGCCGCAGGTCGGGTCGGCCGAACGCGCCGCCCGGCAGCTCCACGGTCTGCGGGGCGGCGGACGAGCCCAGCGTGATGTCGACGTCCAGGCCGGTCGCCCGGTTGATCTGCTCGGCGATCAGCCGGACCCGCTCCGCGGCCCGCTCGCTGTATCCGTCCACACCGGCGACCCGCACCCGGATCGCGCTGATCGGCGCGCTGCGTTGCGGGCTGTTGCCGCCCTCCAGCAGCTTCGGCACGCTGGCGAGGTTGGTGAGCACCAGCGGCGGCACCGAGAGGTAGCCGGCCGGATTGCCGCTCGGTTCCAGGGGCCGGCGGCCGAGCGCGGTGCGGCTGCCTTCGTCCGCACCCTCGGCGCGCGGCGCCTCGTACGTCTCCAGCGGGACCGCGCCCGCGTCGCTGAAGCCGGCCAGCTTCTCCGGGTCGAACACCCCGACGGCCTGCCACTGGTGGTACTGCGTGGCCGCGCCACCCTCCTTCGCGGCGATGGCCCGGACCGGCCGGAAGCCGGTGTCCTCGGCCAGCCAGGGCCGGGGCAGGAAGTTGAAGGTGAACTGGTTGCCGTACACCTCGGCGTCCGCGGGCGGCACCGCGTCGGCGCGCAGGGTGCCGTCAGGTAGCTCGCGGTATGTCACGGGCCCCGCCTGGATGACCCGCTGGAGCTGGCCGCGGCAGCAGGCGTCGGTGGCGATCCCCTTCGTGAGCTGGGCGCGGTAGGCCTCGCCCGCGTCGACCTCGGCGGAACCGGCCGGGATCCCGGCGGCGCGGCTCAGGGTCTGCTCGAGTTCGATCGCCGGCACGGTGGCCGGCCGGGCCGTGGGCAGCCGGGTGAACCGGGCGCGCACCGTGCTGTCGAAGAAGGGACGGTTGGTGACGAGCGCCGGTGCGGTACGGGTCAGCAGGGTGCCGCCACGGCGCTCGGCCACCGGTTCGTCGGCCCGGACCGACCGCCCGCTGACCACTGCGGAGTCCAGTCCGACGAGCTGGTTCTCGGCGATCGGGTCGACGGCGGCGACCAGCAACGGCACGGTCAGCTGGTAGGTGAGCACCAGGCGGTCGGTGGCGGTGGGGGCGGTGTCCCGGGTGAGCAGGCCGTTGGCCGCCTCGAACCGGCCGTCCGGCAGCAGCCGCACCGCGTCCAGGCCCCACACCTCCCGCTCGGAGAGGGTGGCCAGACTGGCCTGCAGGCCGCCGAACATCGGATTGCAGATCGGACGGCTCGCTCCGCCCGGGAGAACCTCCCGCGGGACGGGCCCGCACAGGCTGTCCTCCGCGTACGACCGGCCGTCGGTGTACGGCGTCGCCCGCGCGGACAGGTCGCCGTCGAAGCGGGGGTAGATGAGGCGGTGCTTCGTCACGTACACGTAGCGCGGTTTGGCCGGCGCGGTGGAGAGGCCGCGTTCGGCGACGTAGGTGGGGTCGATGCGGATCACCTGCCGGTCCAGGCTCCGGTCGACGGCGTCGGTGACGTCGAACGACATGGGCACCGGTGCGGTGGAGTGGCCCAGCATCGCGATGGGCGCGGCCACGTCGACGCCGTCCACCGCCTTGACCTGCTCGTACTGGGCCGTGGTGATGCCACCGAAGAGGCCGGAGAGGTAGTTGGGGCGGACCAGCCGCCGCTCGACCTCCAGCGGGGTGCGCGTCCGCTTCGGACGGACCAGGATCTGGTACGCCGCCCCGGTGTTCCGCTCGACGGTGCCGGTGACGTCCAGTCGGGAGGTCGTGGTGGCGCCGGTCAGGACGGTGAAGCCGGTGGTCGCCACCAGCACGCCGATCAGCAGCGCCACCGACCGCCCGGCACGGCCACGAAGCTGCCCCCAGATGACGTGGAACATTCGCGCCTCCCCGTGTGCTGACTCACACTGTGCGCGATACATTGTGACAATGCAAGGCCCCTCCGGGGTGCCTGTCCGGAACCGGATCGGAGGAGACGGTGGCGATCCAGCACGCGGTCCTGGCCCTGCTCGCCCGCGGCCCCAGCTACGGCTACGAGCTCAAGGGCGCCTTCGAGGGGGCGGTCGGCCCGCAGTGGGGCCCGCTCAACATCGGGCACCTCTACCAGATCCTCGACCGGCTGTCGCGGGACGGCCTGGTGGTCGCCGAGCGGCACGCCCAGCCGGTGAAGCCGGACCGGGTGGTCTACGAGATCACGTCGGCCGGCCGCGCCGAGCTGGACCGTTGGCTCGCCGAACCCAGCCCGCGCAGCGGCGGCTTCCGGGACGACTTCTTCCTGAAGGTCACGGCCGCCGCCCGGTCCGGCGAGGCCACCACCGTCCGCACCGTGCTGACCAACCAGCGCGGCCACCTCATGCGGGAGCTGCGCAACCTCGACGGGTTGCGCCGCCGTTCCGAGGACCCGGTGGTCCGGCTGCTGCTCTCCGCCGCGGCCCGGCACGTCGAGGCGGACCTCGCCTTCGTCGACGACGCCGAGTCGGCGCTGCTCGCCGACGGGGGTGCCGTGCTCCGGGCACTGGCGGCCGACCGGCCGGGCCCGGCGACGTCGGCCGCGGAAGGCGGCCCGGCGCGGTCCGCCGGCTGACCGCTGCCGGGACGCCGCGACTCCCACGGTGCGCCGGCCGCGGCGCGGGACGGCCGGTCGTCAGGCCGGGATCAGCGGGAGGCGACCCGGCGGAGGAACCGGTCGGCCAGGTCGAGGATCTGGTCGGGGCCCAGCTCCAGCGCCGGGCCGGCCACGGTCACCTCGGTCAGCGCCAGGCCGGGCACCTCGGTGTCCCGCCAGCCGCCGGCGAACCACGCCTTCTCCTCCTCGGCGAGCGCGAGGTTGGCCGCGTCCAGCGCGTCGGCCGGGCGCGGCAGCCAGAGCCGGAACTGGTGGGTGTGCGGCGGGGTCGGGTGGACCCGCGCGCCCGGCAGGGTGGCCAGCGCCTCGGCCACCACCTTCGCGTGCGCCACGTAGCCGGCCAGCCGCGGCAGCTCCCCCTCCAGCCCGGCGAGCGCGGCGAGGGCCGCCGGCCACTGCTGGAACAGGGTGCCGCCGTAACGGTGCCGCCAGGCACGGGCGTATCGGACCAGCTCGGCGTCGCCGGCCAGCGCCGCGCCGGAGTGGCCACCCAGGGACTTGTAGAACGAGACGTACGTGCTGTCGGCCAGGCCCGCGACCTCGGCCGCCGAATGCCCGAGGTGGACGGTCGACTCCCAGAGCCGGGCCCCGTCCAGGTGCACCCGGGCGCCCCGCTCCCGGGCCGCGCCGACCACCGCCACCAGCTCGTCCCAGCTCGGCAGCACGAACCCGGCGTCCCGCAGCGGAAGCTCCAGGAAGAGCGTGCCGATCGGCTCGTCGAGCGCGGCCACCTCCTCGGCCGTCGGGTTGCGCGGCGCCGCCGTGGTCCGCACCGCCCGCAGGCCACCGAGCAGCGCGTACGCGTCGCGCTCGTGCACCAGCGGGTGGCTGAGCGGATGTAGGCCGACGGCGTCCCGGCCGGTCAGCTCGGCGCCGTAGCGCATCGCCACCTGCTGGGCCATCGTGCCCGTCGGGAAGAGGGCCGCCGCCTCCACGCCGAGCAGTTCGGCGACCCGCCGTTCGAGCTGCTCCACCGCCCCGCCCTCGCCGTAGAAGTCGGGCAGCAGGTCGTCGGGGACGGCCGCCCCGAGGGCCGCGAGCTGCTCCCGCACCGAGGCCGGCCGGACGCCGGAGAGCACGGTGTCGCAGTCGCGCTGGGCGGCGAGCCGGCGCAGCCGCTCGGCGTACGCGTCGGTCATGCGTCCTCCTTGAGCCGGCGCAGCCGGGTGACCGCCTCGGTGAGCACCTCGGGCCGCTTGCAGAACGCGAATCGGACCAGCCGCCGGCCGGCCTCCGCGTCGTCGTAGAAGACCTGGGTCGGCACCGCCACCACGCCGCAGCGTTCCGGCAGCGAGCGGCAGAACTCCACCCCGTCCCACCCGCCGAGCGGGGTGACGTCGGCCGTGACGAAGTACGTCCCCTCCGGCGCGAGCACCCCGAACCCGGCGTCGGTGAGCCCGGCGACGAGCTGGTCCCGCCGCCGCTGCATCCCGTCCCGGAAGTCGGCGAAGTACGCGTCCGGCAGGCCGAGCGCGACCGCCACGGCCGGTTGCAGCGGCCCGGCGTTGACGAAGGTGAGGAACTGCTTCACCCGCAGCACGGCGGCGACCAGCGGCGCCGGGCCGCTCACCCAGCCGACCTTCCAGCCGGTGCACGAGAACGTCTTGCCCGCCGAGGAGATGCGCAACGTCCGCTCGCGCATGCCGGGAAGCGTCGCCAGCGGCACGTGCGGGGCGGCGGCGTCGGTGAAGACCAGGTGCTCGTAGACCTCGTCGGCGACCGCGTACGCGCCGTGCTCCTGGCACAGCTCGGCGACCAGGGCCAGCTCGTCGGCGGTGAACACCTTGCCGGTCGGGTTGTGCGGGGTGTTCAGCAGCACCAGCCGGGTGCGCGGCCCGAACGCGGCGCGCAGCTCCGCCGGGTCGAACGCGTACCGGCCGTCGGCGGCGGGACGCAGCGTCACCGGACGGCGGACCGCTCCGGCCAGGGCGATCGAGGCCGCGTACGAGTCGTAGTAGGGCTCGAAGCAGACCACCTCGTCGCCCGGCTCGCAGAGGGCGAGGATGCTCGCCGCGATCGCCTCGGTGGCGCCCGCCGTCACCACGATCTCGCCGTCCGGGTCGTACTCCAGGCCCCAGAAGCGGTGCTGGTGGGCCGCGACGGCCGCGCGCAGCGCCGGGATGCCCGGGCCGGGCGGGTACTGGTTGTGGCCGGACCGCAGCGCCTCGGCTGCCGCGGCGAGCATCTCCGGCGGGCCGTCGGTGTCGGGGAAGCCCTGCCCGAGGTTGACCGCGCCGGTGCGCACGGCCAGCGCGGACATCTCGGCGAAGATGGTGGTGCCGAACGGCCGCATCCGGGCCACCAGCGGATCGGTCGTCGTCACGCCGGCCAGCCTACGGGCCGGCGCCGACGCCGCAAGACCGCCGGCGGCCCGCCGCTCGCGTCACCAGCCGAAGCAGGTCGCGCCGTACTCGCCGGAGTCCTGCGAGACGACCTTCCCGTCGATGGTGATCCGGCAGCTCGCCTCGCCCGAGTCGGTGGGCGACGCGATGATCTGCACCCGTTCCCGGTCGTTCGCCGTGAAGGCCAGCCGCCACGGCGACCGCACCTCGTCGACCTGGAGGAAGTCCGCGTTGGCGTCGTAGAACTGCACGTCGACGGTGCCGGCGCCGGTCGCCTCGTACACCACGGTGAACCGCCCGCGCCCGCCGGACGGGGTGGTGGCGGGGATCGGCGGCGCGGCGTCCGTGGGTTCCTCGCCGAGGCCGCCGTCCGGCTCGTCGAACTCCGGGTCGTAGGGCTGCCCGGAGCTGGCGGAGTCGTCGAGGAAGCTGCCGAGCACGCCGAAGCCGACGCAGCCGCAGAAGGCGAGCACCAGGGCGACGACCACGGTCACCACGACGGCGACGACCCACCCGCCCGTCGACCGGCGCGGCGCCGCCGCGGGGTACGCGTACGGCGGCGGGTAGCCGGCCGGCGGCCATCCCGGTCCGGGAGCGCCGCCGGGCCAGGGCGGCGCGGACGGGCCGGCCGGGTACCCCGGCGGGGCGGCCGGGCGCGGCGTGCCGCCCGGGACGCTCGGACCGGAGGGCGGCGGTGCTGCCCCCGGGGTGGCCCAGTCGGCCGGGCCGGGCGTCGCTCCCGGGGCCCAGCCCGCCGGGCCTGGCGCTGCCCCCGGGCTCGTCCAACCGGTCGGACCGGGTGCTGCCGTCGGGTCCGTGCCCGGGCCGGGCGGCGGGGGCGTCCCGGGGGCGCCCGGGATGGCGGACCCGTGCTGCGGCCACGGGCCCGGCGTGCCGCCCGGCGGAGCGGATCCGGGCGGGGCCCACTGGCCGGGGGTCCAGGGCGTCGGGGCCCAGGGGGCGGGTGGCGCCCAGGGCTGCGGGGCGGCGAGCGGGTCCGGCGGGGTCCAGGTGGTGGGATCCGGAGCGGTCGGGTCGCTGGGGCCGCCGCCGTTCCCCGGGTCCGGGGTGGGGGTCGTCTCGGACATCGTTCAGCTCGCAGGGGACGGCGCGGACGACCGCGGGACGGGCGGGTCGGAGGCGTCGCCCCGACCGGGGCCCTCAATGTACGGCCGCCAACCGAATGGCGCGTCCCCCGTGCGCGCAGGTCCCGCCGGAACTCGTCCTCCGTCGATGGGGCGGCCCGGCCCCGGGGTGGCCGCACCGTGTGCGAGGTTTGTCCGATCCTCGCCATCCGCACACCCGTTCGCTCAAATTCAGTGATCGTTTACCCGACTTCCGAGCACACGTGGTGAGCGAAACTGGGTTAGGCTGCGGACCATGTGTGGAATCGTGGGTTACGCCGGTGCGCGCCCGGCGCTCGGCATCGTGCTGGACGGACTGCGGCGGCTGGAGTACCGCGGCTACGACTCGGCGGGCGTCGCCGTCGTCTGCGACGACGAGCTGCTGATCGAGAAGAAGGCCGGCAAGCTGGCCAACCTGGAGAAGGTTCTCGCCGAGCGCGCCGCCACCGACCCCGAGTCCTGCGCCGCCAGCCCGATCGGCATCGGCGACGGGACCACCAGCATCGGCCACACCCGGTGGGCCACCCACGGCGGCCCGACCGACCGCAACGCCCACCCGCACCTCTCCCCGGACAGCCGGGTCGCCGTGATCCACAACGGCATCATCGAGAACTTCGCGAAGCTCCGCGCCGAGCTGGAGGCCGACGGCGTCGAGTTCACCAGCGACACCGACACCGAGTGCGCCGCGCACCTGCTCGCCCGTTCCCTGGCCGACCTGCGCTCGGCCGGCGAGGTCGACAGCCCGCAGCTGCTCGCCTCCGCCATGCGGCTGGTCTGCCAGCGGCTGGAGGGGGCCTTCACGCTGCTCGCCGTCGACGCCGGCATCCCCGGCGCGGTGGTCGGCGCCCGGCGCAACTCGCCCCTCGTGGTCGGCCGCGGTGACGGCGAGAACTACCTG is part of the Micromonospora halotolerans genome and encodes:
- a CDS encoding ABC transporter ATP-binding protein — protein: MDATTGSTVRTAGLVRQFRSGTERLTAVDDVSLEIAPGSVVALTGPSGSGKSTLLHLIGAIEQADRGTVTVDDVEVTGLRRAALARYRQRVGFVFQRYHLLPALTVLDNVIAPVLPRRGRADHAVRARELLDAVGLAGRERALPAQLSGGQQQRVAIARALMGAPRLLLADEPTGNLDSTTGAQILDLLLDLRDRHGMTILLATHEQAVAARCDRLIRLGDGQVVEDVDLTDGEDPADTFDRATRLRL
- a CDS encoding PadR family transcriptional regulator, with amino-acid sequence MAIQHAVLALLARGPSYGYELKGAFEGAVGPQWGPLNIGHLYQILDRLSRDGLVVAERHAQPVKPDRVVYEITSAGRAELDRWLAEPSPRSGGFRDDFFLKVTAAARSGEATTVRTVLTNQRGHLMRELRNLDGLRRRSEDPVVRLLLSAAARHVEADLAFVDDAESALLADGGAVLRALAADRPGPATSAAEGGPARSAG
- a CDS encoding FtsX-like permease family protein, which gives rise to MFHVIWGQLRGRAGRSVALLIGVLVATTGFTVLTGATTTSRLDVTGTVERNTGAAYQILVRPKRTRTPLEVERRLVRPNYLSGLFGGITTAQYEQVKAVDGVDVAAPIAMLGHSTAPVPMSFDVTDAVDRSLDRQVIRIDPTYVAERGLSTAPAKPRYVYVTKHRLIYPRFDGDLSARATPYTDGRSYAEDSLCGPVPREVLPGGASRPICNPMFGGLQASLATLSEREVWGLDAVRLLPDGRFEAANGLLTRDTAPTATDRLVLTYQLTVPLLVAAVDPIAENQLVGLDSAVVSGRSVRADEPVAERRGGTLLTRTAPALVTNRPFFDSTVRARFTRLPTARPATVPAIELEQTLSRAAGIPAGSAEVDAGEAYRAQLTKGIATDACCRGQLQRVIQAGPVTYRELPDGTLRADAVPPADAEVYGNQFTFNFLPRPWLAEDTGFRPVRAIAAKEGGAATQYHQWQAVGVFDPEKLAGFSDAGAVPLETYEAPRAEGADEGSRTALGRRPLEPSGNPAGYLSVPPLVLTNLASVPKLLEGGNSPQRSAPISAIRVRVAGVDGYSERAAERVRLIAEQINRATGLDVDITLGSSAAPQTVELPGGAFGRPDLRLTENWSALGVASTIVQAVDRKSAVLFLLVLVVCVLFLGNAVSAAVRDRRSELAVLACLGWPARRIGALVLGEVALLGLAAGLLSLGLAVPLGAALGIGVDWRRATLAVPVALLLALAAGLAPALRAARAHPAAALRPPVATARWVRRPRTLPGLALVNLVRTPGRTLLGAGALAIGVAALTLVSAAAYAFRGAIVGSLLGDTVSLGVRGADTLAAVATVLLGAAAVADVLYLNIRDRAAELATLRATGWTDAALGRLIGYEGFALGALGAVAGAGLGLGGAAWLVGDLPAALVAVAAAVALAGVLATCLAALVPAALLRRLPTARLLAEE
- the glmM gene encoding phosphoglucosamine mutase; this translates as MGRLFGTDGVRGRANADLTPELALAVAVAAAHTLAETDKSHPPLAVVGRDTRASGEMLEAAVVAGLTSAGANVVRVGVLPTPAVAFLTAEAKADLGVMLSASHNPMPDNGIKLFAAGGHKLPDEIEMRIEAAVEANATTAWERPIGAGVGRVHDLLDGADHYVQHLVGTVPHRLDGIKVVVDCANGAAADVAPVAYREAGAEVIAIYAEPDGLNINDECGSNHIEALRAAVVEHGAHLGIAHDGDADRCVAVTADGDEVDGDQVMAILALAMREAGELTQDTLVATVMSNLGLRLAMSAQGIRLVETKVGDRYVLEELRASGLALGGEQSGHIVMPAYATTGDGVLTGLHLMSRMAATGKSLADLAGVVTKLPQVLINVPVGDRTVGAAAPAVRAEVDRAEAELGETGRVLLRPSGTEPLVRVMVEAATESTARSVAERIAEQVRTASPVA
- a CDS encoding FtsX-like permease family protein, which encodes MFHVIWGQLRGRAGRSVALLVGVLVATTGFVVLTGATTTSRLAVTGTVERNTRAAYDILVRPKGTRTPLEAERGLVRPNYLSGSYGGITTAQYDQVKAVEGVDVAAPIAMLGHSTTQVELPLDLTDAVDRSLDRQVIRVDRTFLAERGLSRVAADPIYVYVTTHPLLYPRTDVGFRADAIPYSDGRPYDSQLCGDVPREVLSRGRSAPICDPRWYLAPSMNTLTDRQTWSIEAFRLLPDGRFESRAPGSPPARESDRLIVRPRVTVPFLLAAVDPDAEQRLVGLSGAVVGGRPLTAADTLRTRRTSGTTWHTLPVLVSARPYLDGAVRTTWHRIVPPGSIGDVEPYDLARVLRGAPTVPAGGSEQEVAAAYRAQLTGAEECCTGQLARVVQPGQTSYDQMPDGSLRARPAAPNSKVYVGTDLAIATPRPWLTEDTPFRPLAALGLPPSGRSLTTARDWRSVGLFDPEKLTGFSDLGKVPLETYEPPRATGVDDRSRAALGGSPLEPSGNPAGYLSAPPLLLTTLAAVPELLKGGSGPERTAPISAIRVRVADVDGYSERSAEQVRLIAERIATATGLDVDITLGSSPAPQTVELPAGAFGRPDLRLAENWSALGVASVITRAVDRKSAVLFLLVLVVCVLFLGNAVSAAVRDRRPELAVLACLGWPARRIGALVLGEVAALGLGAGLLAVGLAIPLGTALGIDVDWRRALLAVPVALLLALAAGLAPALRAARAHPAAALRPPVAHTLRSRRARTIAGLALVNLARTPGRTLLGAGALAIGVAALTLVAAVAHAFRGALVGSLLGDTVSLSVRGADVLAAVATVLLGSAAVADVLYLNIRDRAAELATLQATGWTDGMLGRLVGYEGFALGALGAVAGAGLGLGGAAWLVGDLPAALVAVAAAVALAGVLVTCLAALVPAALLRRLPTARLLAEE